A genomic region of Antennarius striatus isolate MH-2024 chromosome 16, ASM4005453v1, whole genome shotgun sequence contains the following coding sequences:
- the fmnl1a gene encoding formin-like protein 1 isoform X3, with product MGNAASGGLEPEPAGGREVRNSVGAASGMSDPAPTLQKKQPTPPNLPMPPEEELEERFNMVLSYMNLPPDKLELLSQYDNEKKWELVCDQERFQVKSPPSAYLAKIKSFYQDQGGVTRRLKKRIQDATQVLKDLEISLRTNHIGWAQEFLNDQNKGLDVLVEYLSHARSDAPFDVESVENGGTLSDKGGGGGAVRSMEDLTKTSGGSPGHGVTRAARALTVRISSTLVNRMHKKSSPTQRDDVHVCIMCLRAIMNYQSGFNLVMNHPRCVNEITLGLNSRNPRTKALVLELLAAVCLVRGGHNIILAAFDNFKEVSKEKNRFEKLMEYFINDDSNIDFMVACMQFINIVVHSVENMNFRVHLQYEFTHLGLDKYLEQLKLTESEKLQVQIQAYLDNVLDVGALLEDVENRGGMFDHVDGLHEHNTQLSAQLEEMESQTAARISELETQLMQVTKETELLKESLRESCSQVSALQQREREQELQREREKDRERLSTAPPQTPSELEQKIQELQDQGLIQLGRSASGGLDVRVVPVTVVEYVQTPPSDTQTPPSVARTPTSDVQTQTSDTQTPTSCAQTPRSDAQTETLDSAASPSFLSTPASSPLPSTGLLPPPPPPPPPPPGAGLPPSPPPPPPPPPGVGSPPPPPPPPGAGPPPPPPPPGAAPPPPPPPGAWSPSSPPPPPAASSSPFGLKSKKTIQTKFRMPMLNWQALKPEQVTGTVFNELDDEQVLGELNMDMFEEQFKTKSQGASANLSKVKKAVVQKSPSKTSFIDQNKAKNLAITLRKCGNNPFDICSAIETYNQQALSIDLLELLEHFIPTDYELKLLLNYEKDGRPLEELTNEDQFMLRFGKIPRLKQRISTLTFMGNFPDTVKRLQPQLDSVIAASMSIKSSTKLKKILEIVLAFGNYMNSSKRGAAYGFRLQSLDALLETKSTDRSQTLLQFIVSIIQEKYPDLTNFHTELRFLDKAALVSLEGILHDIRSLERGMEMTKKEFLVQDDSPALKEFIKTNSRQLESLIKDSKTAQEAYVSVVEYFGENPKTTQPSMFFPQFGRFIKAYKTAQQEIEKKKKMEQESSEDKEKVSPHKAGTPKGPTMPKMPQMDLIAELKKRQVKPQVREGKDGALEDIITDLRNSPYRRADGRRPAQRQDI from the exons ATGGGGAATGCAGCCTCCGGAGGCTTGGAGCCAGAACCGGCTGGAGGCCGAGAGGTCAGGAACTCGGTCGGCGCGGCGTCTGGAATGAGCGACCCCGCTCCAACTTTACAGAAAAAGCAGCCGACTCCCCCCAATCTACCCATGCCCccagaggaggagctggaggagcgcTTCAACATGGTGCTG agcTACATGAACCTGCCTCCAGATAAACTGGAACTGCTGAGTCAGTACGACAACGAGAAGAAGTGGGAGTTAGTCTGCGATCAG GAGCGTTTCCAGGTGAAAAGCCCCCCGTCCGCCTACCTGGCCAAGATCAAGAGCTTCTACCAGGATCAAGGAGGGGTGACCCGCAGG cTGAAGAAACGGATCCAAGATGCCACGCAGGTCCTGAAAGATTTAGAGATATCCCTTCGCACAAATCACATCGG ATGGGCCCAAGAGTTCCTCAACGACCAGAACAAAGGTCTGGACGTTCTGGTGGAATACCTGTCCCACGCTCGAAGCGACGCCCC GTTTGACGTTGAGAGCGTTGAAAATGGCGGCACCCTGTCCgacaaaggaggaggaggaggagccgtgAGGTCCATGGAAGACCTGACCAAGACCTCCGGCGGCTCCCCAGGACACGGGGTGACCAGAGCAGCTCGAGCCCTGACAGTCAG AATCAGCTCCACCCTGGTGAACAGGATGCACAAGAAGTCCAGTCCCACCCAGAGAGACGACGTGCACGTGTGCATAATGTGCCTGCGAGCCATCATGAACTACCAG TCTGGCTTTAACCTGGTGATGAATCACCCGCGCTGCGTGAATGAAATCACACTGGGCCTCAACagcaggaatcccag GACCAAAGCCCTGGTGTTAGAGCTGCTGGCGGCCGTGTGTCTCGTCAGAGGAGGACACAACATCATCCTGGCTGCTTTTGACAATTTCAAAGAG GTGAGCAAAGAAAAGAACCGCTTTGAGAAACTGATGGAGTATTTCATCAACGATGACAGCAACATCGACTTCATG GTGGCGTGCATGCAGTTCATAAACATCGTGGTGCATTCAGTGGAGAACATGAACTTCCGCGTTCACCTGCAGTATGAGTTCACCCACCTTGGCCTAGACAAGTATTTAGAG CAACTCAAGCTAACAGAGAGCGAGAAGCTGCAGGTGCAGATCCAGGCCTACCTGGACAACGTGCTGGATGTAGGAGCCCTGCTGGAGGATGTTGAGAACAGAGGGGGGATGTTTGATCACGTTGATGGTCTgcatgaacacaacacacag CTGAGCGCCCAattggaggagatggagagtcAGACTGCAGCGAGGATATCTGAACTGGAGACTCAGCTCATGCAGGTCACCAAGGAGACGGAGCTGCTCAAA GAGAGCCTGCGGGAGTCCTGTTCCCAGGTCAGTGCGTTGCAGCAGAGGGAACGGGAACAAGAGCtgcagagggagagggagaaggacagGGAGCGTCTGAGCACCGCCCCCCCTCAGACACCCTCAGAGCTGGAGCAGAAGATACAGGAGCTGCAGGACCAGGGGCTGATCCAATTGGGGCGCAGCGCCTCTGGAGGTCTGGACGTCCGGGTCGTTCCTGTCACAGTGGTTGAATATGTGCAGACCCCACCCTCAGACACCCAGACCCCACCTTCAGTTGCCCGGACCCCAACTTCAGATGTCCAGACCCAAACTTCAGACACCCAGACTCCAACTTCATGTGCCCAGACCCCGCGCTCAGATGCCCAGACCGAAACTCTGGACTCTGCTGCATCTCCATCTTTCCTTTCCACCCCTGCCTCTTCCCCCCTTCCTAGTACAGGACTCCtacctccccctcctcctccccctcctcctccacctggtGCAGGACTCccaccctcaccaccaccaccaccacctcctcctcctggtgtgGGATCcccaccaccgccaccacctcctcctggtGCAGGACCCccaccgcctcctcctcctcctggtgcagcacctccacctcctcccccacctGGTGCATGGTCCccatcttctcctccacctcctcctgcagcatcaAGCTCTCCATTTG GGCTTAAGAGCAAGAAGACAATCCAGACCAAGTTCAGGATGCCGATGTTAAACTGGCAGGCCTTAAAACCAGAGCAGGTGACCGGCACCGTCTTCAACGAACTGGACGACGAGCAGGTCTTAGGG GAGTTGAACATGGACATGTTCGAGGAACAGTTTAAGACCAAGTCCCAGGGTGCCTCGGCAAACCTGTCCAAGGTGAAGAAGGCGGTGGTCCAGAAGTCCCCCAGCAAGACGAGTTTCATAGACCAGAACAAGGCCAAAAATCTGGCCATCACTTTACGGAAATGTGGGAACAACCCATTCGACATCTGCAGCGCCATAGAGAC GTACAACCAGCAGGCGTTGTCCATTGACCTTCTGGAACTACTGGAGCATTTCATACCAACGGACTACGAGTTGAAGCTGCTGCTTAACTACGAGAAAGACGGCCGTCCGCTGGAGGAGCTGACCAACGAGGACCAGTTCATGCTACGCTTTGGGAAGATCCCTCGCCTGAAGCAACGAATAAGCACCCTCACCTTCATGGGCAACTTCCCAGATACCGTCAAACGCCTGCAGCCG CAACTGGACTCCGTCATTGCCGCATCCATGTCCATCAAGTCTTCTACCAAACTGAAAAAGATCTTAGAG ATTGTTCTCGCCTTTGGCAACTACATGAACAGCAGTAAGAGGGGGGCAGCGTATGGTTTTCGGCTGCAGAGCCTGGACGCG CTGCTGGAGACCAAGTCAACGGACCGATCGCAGACGCTGCTTCAGTTCATCGTCAGCATCATTCAGGAAAAATACCCCGACTTGACCAACTTCCACACCGAGCTGCGCTTCCTGGACAAGGCAGCCCTGG TATCACTAGAAGGAATTCTTCACGACATCCGCTCGTTAGAACGGGGAATGGAAATGACCAAAAAGGAGTTCCTGGTGCAGGACGACAGCCCGGCACTGAAGGAGTTCATCAAAACCAACAGTAGGCAGCTGGAGTCTCTGATAAAAGACAGCAAGACGGCGCAG GAGGCTTACGTGTCTGTGGTGGAGTATTTTGGGGAGAACCCCAAAACCACGCAGCCTTCCATGTTTTTCCCGCAGTTTGGACGTTTCATCAAGGCCTACAAG ACAGCCCAGCAAGAGAtcgagaagaaaaagaaaatggagcaAGAGAGCAGCGAGGACAAAGAGAAGGTATCCCCTCATAAGGCGGGAACACCAAAG GGGCCTACGATGCCCAAGATGCCCCAGATGGACCTGATAGCAGAGCTGAAGAAGAGGCAGGTGAAACCTCAGGTACGAGAGGGGAAGGACGGCGCCCTGGAGGACATCATCACAG ATTTGAGGAATTCGCCTTACAGGCGGGCAGATGGTCGACGGCCAGCGCAGCGCCAGGACATCTGA